A region from the Brachyhypopomus gauderio isolate BG-103 unplaced genomic scaffold, BGAUD_0.2 sc50, whole genome shotgun sequence genome encodes:
- the sh3pxd2b gene encoding SH3 and PX domain-containing protein 2B isoform X1, whose protein sequence is MPRRTVQDVTVQDVQKRRNPSKHYVYIIKVSWSDGSSEVIYRRYSKFFDLQMELLDKFPVEGGQKDPKRRIIPFLPGKILFRRSHIRDVAMKRLRPINEYCRALIQLPLFISQCEEVRLFFETRPEDLNPPVEEPIGKKKSGIVERATSFLKPGDSASTDPLMLDQYVAVTDYDKQESSEISLRVGQVVEVIEKNESGWWFVSSEDAQGWVPATCLEAQDDPDDFSLPAEEEERYTVIYPYTARDKDEFDLEKGMTVEVVQKNLEGWWKIRYQEQEGWAPASYLKKADILSQKTSAGAAAHASTNDLDGVGRQQNTSKDNQRDRFSPFPDSRQKAGARQRPPPRRDLSIPRGMHLPMPPLPPAVEEEYYTIADFQTTIPDGISFQAGIKVEVVEKNSSGWWYIQIEDKEGWAPVTFLDKYKKTSNATRPNFLAPLPGEMAQMKLLEDGPGINASTDDNWSKPLPDEPSSTADFVTRPKLRDWKSNACKSSSPFSGPLPPAPTVPPAEEKPALPPRKESINKSLELEEKSKSDLPKPPPPKPPVPGAILPFVSPKAAPFKPDKPPEPKRDEKTQVLPLRNEMGLECGHKVSAKEVKKFNLKPVPKQPAKPKSDGPEEKPDSISPVALLKPKPVIRPKPPPSAKPELQNKSEVDITNLRSKLRPPKPTEPSTSTADTSQHNGMPSTPPTSALNNGRTSEEEKCVSKQQNGHGNDQPEISKPQPPVPKEPPQRPANAPRRPPPPKKTAEPTSSPDTRAPQKDALEPKPAVPSQSRPPPPKPKAFALPTPKDKEKEETKLKVPVPPKPLVKPEKPGPPRDKLPPLIKDPPKDGLFLAVADFEGDDQTPGFKEGTVFEVVEKNTTGWWFCKNVSDESTAEGWIPSNYLTKKH, encoded by the exons ATGGAGCTCCTGGATAAGTTCCCAGTGGAGGGTGGGCAGAAGGATCCCAAACGCAGAATCATCCCATTTTTACCAG GGAAGATTCTGTTCAGAAGGAGTCATATCAGGGACGTGGCCATGAAACGACTGAGGCCCATCAACGAATACTGCAGG GCTTTGATCCAGCTGCCTCTTTTCATCTCTCAGTGTGAGGAGGTGCGTCTTTTCTTCGAGACACGTCCTGAAGACCTGAACCCACCTGTGGA GGAACCAATCGGGAAGAAGAAATCAG GCATTGTGGAGAGAGCGACTTCTTTCCTAAAGCCAG GAGACTCCGCCTCCACTGACCCTCTGATGCTGGACCAGTACGTGGCCGTGACTGACTATGATAAGCAGGAGAGCTCTGAGATCAGCCTTCGTGTGGGCCAAGTCGTGGAGGTCATAGAGAAAAACGAATCAG GCTGGTGGTTCGTGAGCTCAGAGGATGCTCAGGGCTGGGTGCCGGCCACCTGTCTGGAGGCTCAGGATGACCCCGACGACTTCTCCCTGCCTGCAGAGGAAG AAGAGAGGTACACGGTGATCTACCCGTACACGGCTCGGGACAAGGACGAGTTTGACCTGGAGAAGGGAATGACCGTGGAGGTCGTCCAGAAAAACCTGGAAGGCTGGTGGAAAATCAG GTACCAGGAACAGGAGGGCTGGGCCCCGGCGTCCTACCTGAAGAAGGCAGATATCCTCAGTCAGAAAACCTCTGCAGGAGCTGCGGCTCACGCCAGCACCAACGACCTGGACGGAGTGGGCAGACAACAGAACACCAGCAAGGACAACCAGAGAGATCGTTTCTCACCCTTCCCAGACAGCAGGCAGA AGGCGGGAGCTCGACAGAGACCCCCCCCTCGACGGGATCTTTCAATA CCGCGGGGGATGCACCTCCCAATGCCTCCACTGCCCCCTGCAGTAGAGGAGGAGTACTACACCATTGCTGACTTTCAGACAACCATTCCTGATGGCATCAGCTTCCAAGCAGGGATCAAAGTTGAG GTGGTTGAGAAGAACTCCAGTGGCTGGTGGTACATTCAGATAGAGGACAAGGAAGGTTGGGCCCCCGTCACCTTTTTGGACAAGTACAAGAAGACCAGCAACGCGACCAGGCCGAATTTCTTAGCCCCCCTGCCAGGTGAGATGGCTCAAATGAAGTTGTTGGAGGACGGTCCAGGCATTAACGCCAGCACAGACGACAACTGGTCCAAACCCCTTCCAGATGAACCTTCCTCCACTGCTGACTTTGTCACTCGTCCTAAACTGCGAGACTGGAAGTCCAATGCTTGCAAGAGCAGCTCCCCGTTCTCTGGGCCGTTACCCCCTGCTCCCACCGTACCTCCAGCAGAAGAAAAACCAGCCCTGCCACCGAGGAAAGAGTCCATTAATAAGAGCCTGGAGTTAGAGGAAAAGTCCAAATCAGATCTCCCCAAACCACCACCTCCAAAACCCCCAGTTCCTGGGGCCATCCTGCCTTTTGTGTCTCCTAAAGCAGCTCCGTTCAAACCCGACAAGCCCCCGGAACCAAAGAGGGATGAGAAGACCCAGGTCCTCCCCCTACGCAATGAGATGGGCTTGGAGTGTGGACACAAGGTCTCAGCCAAGGAGGTGAAGAAGTTCAACCTGAAGCCGGTCCCCAAGCAACCAGCCAAGCCCAAGTCTGATGGCCCGGAAGAGAAGCCAGACTCCATCAGCCCGGTGGCCCTTCTCAAGCCAAAGCCAGTTATCAGACCAAAGCCGCCACCTTCAGCTAAGCCAGAACTCCAGAACAAGAGCGAGGTGGACATCACTAATCTCCGGAGCAAGCTGCGACCACCTAAGCCCACCGAACCCAGCACCAGCACAGCAGACACCAGCCAGCACAATGGGATGCCATCCACCCCACCCACTAGTGCTCTTAACAACGGCAGGACAAGCGAAGAAGAAAAATGTGTATCCAAGCAACAAAATGGTCACGGTAACGATCAGCCAGAAATATCAAAACCACAACCTCCTGTCCCGAAAGAGCCGCCCCAGAGGCCGGCTAATGCGCCTcgcagaccccccccacccaagAAGACTGCGGAGCCCACCAGCTCCCCAGACACCAGAGCACCGCAGAAAGACGCGTTGGAGCCCAAACCCGCCGTGCCGTCTCAGAGCCGACCTCCTCCCCCCAAACCCAAGGCCTTCGCCCTGCCCACCCCCAAAGACAAGGAGAAAGAAGAGACCAAGCTCAAAGTGCCGGTGCCACCAAAGCCCCTCGTTAAACCAGAAAAACCAGGACCTCCGAGAGACAAGCTTCCACCTCTCATTAAAGACCCGCCGAAGGACGGGCTGTTCTTAGCAGTGGCGGACTTTGAAGGAGACGATCAGACGCCTGGCTTTAAGGAGGGCACCGTGTTCGAGGTGGTGGAGAAGAACACCACCGGATGGTGGTTTTGTAAAAATGTGAGTGATGAGTCAACGGCTGAGGGCTGGATCCCTTCAAACTACCTGACCAAGAAACACTAG
- the sh3pxd2b gene encoding SH3 and PX domain-containing protein 2B isoform X2, whose translation MPRRTVQDVTVQDVQKRRNPSKHYVYIIKVSWSDGSSEVIYRRYSKFFDLQMELLDKFPVEGGQKDPKRRIIPFLPGKILFRRSHIRDVAMKRLRPINEYCRALIQLPLFISQCEEVRLFFETRPEDLNPPVEEPIGKKKSGIVERATSFLKPGDSASTDPLMLDQYVAVTDYDKQESSEISLRVGQVVEVIEKNESGWWFVSSEDAQGWVPATCLEAQDDPDDFSLPAEEERYTVIYPYTARDKDEFDLEKGMTVEVVQKNLEGWWKIRYQEQEGWAPASYLKKADILSQKTSAGAAAHASTNDLDGVGRQQNTSKDNQRDRFSPFPDSRQKAGARQRPPPRRDLSIPRGMHLPMPPLPPAVEEEYYTIADFQTTIPDGISFQAGIKVEVVEKNSSGWWYIQIEDKEGWAPVTFLDKYKKTSNATRPNFLAPLPGEMAQMKLLEDGPGINASTDDNWSKPLPDEPSSTADFVTRPKLRDWKSNACKSSSPFSGPLPPAPTVPPAEEKPALPPRKESINKSLELEEKSKSDLPKPPPPKPPVPGAILPFVSPKAAPFKPDKPPEPKRDEKTQVLPLRNEMGLECGHKVSAKEVKKFNLKPVPKQPAKPKSDGPEEKPDSISPVALLKPKPVIRPKPPPSAKPELQNKSEVDITNLRSKLRPPKPTEPSTSTADTSQHNGMPSTPPTSALNNGRTSEEEKCVSKQQNGHGNDQPEISKPQPPVPKEPPQRPANAPRRPPPPKKTAEPTSSPDTRAPQKDALEPKPAVPSQSRPPPPKPKAFALPTPKDKEKEETKLKVPVPPKPLVKPEKPGPPRDKLPPLIKDPPKDGLFLAVADFEGDDQTPGFKEGTVFEVVEKNTTGWWFCKNVSDESTAEGWIPSNYLTKKH comes from the exons ATGGAGCTCCTGGATAAGTTCCCAGTGGAGGGTGGGCAGAAGGATCCCAAACGCAGAATCATCCCATTTTTACCAG GGAAGATTCTGTTCAGAAGGAGTCATATCAGGGACGTGGCCATGAAACGACTGAGGCCCATCAACGAATACTGCAGG GCTTTGATCCAGCTGCCTCTTTTCATCTCTCAGTGTGAGGAGGTGCGTCTTTTCTTCGAGACACGTCCTGAAGACCTGAACCCACCTGTGGA GGAACCAATCGGGAAGAAGAAATCAG GCATTGTGGAGAGAGCGACTTCTTTCCTAAAGCCAG GAGACTCCGCCTCCACTGACCCTCTGATGCTGGACCAGTACGTGGCCGTGACTGACTATGATAAGCAGGAGAGCTCTGAGATCAGCCTTCGTGTGGGCCAAGTCGTGGAGGTCATAGAGAAAAACGAATCAG GCTGGTGGTTCGTGAGCTCAGAGGATGCTCAGGGCTGGGTGCCGGCCACCTGTCTGGAGGCTCAGGATGACCCCGACGACTTCTCCCTGCCTGCAGAGGAAG AGAGGTACACGGTGATCTACCCGTACACGGCTCGGGACAAGGACGAGTTTGACCTGGAGAAGGGAATGACCGTGGAGGTCGTCCAGAAAAACCTGGAAGGCTGGTGGAAAATCAG GTACCAGGAACAGGAGGGCTGGGCCCCGGCGTCCTACCTGAAGAAGGCAGATATCCTCAGTCAGAAAACCTCTGCAGGAGCTGCGGCTCACGCCAGCACCAACGACCTGGACGGAGTGGGCAGACAACAGAACACCAGCAAGGACAACCAGAGAGATCGTTTCTCACCCTTCCCAGACAGCAGGCAGA AGGCGGGAGCTCGACAGAGACCCCCCCCTCGACGGGATCTTTCAATA CCGCGGGGGATGCACCTCCCAATGCCTCCACTGCCCCCTGCAGTAGAGGAGGAGTACTACACCATTGCTGACTTTCAGACAACCATTCCTGATGGCATCAGCTTCCAAGCAGGGATCAAAGTTGAG GTGGTTGAGAAGAACTCCAGTGGCTGGTGGTACATTCAGATAGAGGACAAGGAAGGTTGGGCCCCCGTCACCTTTTTGGACAAGTACAAGAAGACCAGCAACGCGACCAGGCCGAATTTCTTAGCCCCCCTGCCAGGTGAGATGGCTCAAATGAAGTTGTTGGAGGACGGTCCAGGCATTAACGCCAGCACAGACGACAACTGGTCCAAACCCCTTCCAGATGAACCTTCCTCCACTGCTGACTTTGTCACTCGTCCTAAACTGCGAGACTGGAAGTCCAATGCTTGCAAGAGCAGCTCCCCGTTCTCTGGGCCGTTACCCCCTGCTCCCACCGTACCTCCAGCAGAAGAAAAACCAGCCCTGCCACCGAGGAAAGAGTCCATTAATAAGAGCCTGGAGTTAGAGGAAAAGTCCAAATCAGATCTCCCCAAACCACCACCTCCAAAACCCCCAGTTCCTGGGGCCATCCTGCCTTTTGTGTCTCCTAAAGCAGCTCCGTTCAAACCCGACAAGCCCCCGGAACCAAAGAGGGATGAGAAGACCCAGGTCCTCCCCCTACGCAATGAGATGGGCTTGGAGTGTGGACACAAGGTCTCAGCCAAGGAGGTGAAGAAGTTCAACCTGAAGCCGGTCCCCAAGCAACCAGCCAAGCCCAAGTCTGATGGCCCGGAAGAGAAGCCAGACTCCATCAGCCCGGTGGCCCTTCTCAAGCCAAAGCCAGTTATCAGACCAAAGCCGCCACCTTCAGCTAAGCCAGAACTCCAGAACAAGAGCGAGGTGGACATCACTAATCTCCGGAGCAAGCTGCGACCACCTAAGCCCACCGAACCCAGCACCAGCACAGCAGACACCAGCCAGCACAATGGGATGCCATCCACCCCACCCACTAGTGCTCTTAACAACGGCAGGACAAGCGAAGAAGAAAAATGTGTATCCAAGCAACAAAATGGTCACGGTAACGATCAGCCAGAAATATCAAAACCACAACCTCCTGTCCCGAAAGAGCCGCCCCAGAGGCCGGCTAATGCGCCTcgcagaccccccccacccaagAAGACTGCGGAGCCCACCAGCTCCCCAGACACCAGAGCACCGCAGAAAGACGCGTTGGAGCCCAAACCCGCCGTGCCGTCTCAGAGCCGACCTCCTCCCCCCAAACCCAAGGCCTTCGCCCTGCCCACCCCCAAAGACAAGGAGAAAGAAGAGACCAAGCTCAAAGTGCCGGTGCCACCAAAGCCCCTCGTTAAACCAGAAAAACCAGGACCTCCGAGAGACAAGCTTCCACCTCTCATTAAAGACCCGCCGAAGGACGGGCTGTTCTTAGCAGTGGCGGACTTTGAAGGAGACGATCAGACGCCTGGCTTTAAGGAGGGCACCGTGTTCGAGGTGGTGGAGAAGAACACCACCGGATGGTGGTTTTGTAAAAATGTGAGTGATGAGTCAACGGCTGAGGGCTGGATCCCTTCAAACTACCTGACCAAGAAACACTAG
- the sh3pxd2b gene encoding SH3 and PX domain-containing protein 2B isoform X3: MPRRTVQDVTVQDVQKRRNPSKHYVYIIKVSWSDGSSEVIYRRYSKFFDLQMELLDKFPVEGGQKDPKRRIIPFLPGKILFRRSHIRDVAMKRLRPINEYCRALIQLPLFISQCEEVRLFFETRPEDLNPPVEEPIGKKKSGDSASTDPLMLDQYVAVTDYDKQESSEISLRVGQVVEVIEKNESGWWFVSSEDAQGWVPATCLEAQDDPDDFSLPAEEEERYTVIYPYTARDKDEFDLEKGMTVEVVQKNLEGWWKIRYQEQEGWAPASYLKKADILSQKTSAGAAAHASTNDLDGVGRQQNTSKDNQRDRFSPFPDSRQKAGARQRPPPRRDLSIPRGMHLPMPPLPPAVEEEYYTIADFQTTIPDGISFQAGIKVEVVEKNSSGWWYIQIEDKEGWAPVTFLDKYKKTSNATRPNFLAPLPGEMAQMKLLEDGPGINASTDDNWSKPLPDEPSSTADFVTRPKLRDWKSNACKSSSPFSGPLPPAPTVPPAEEKPALPPRKESINKSLELEEKSKSDLPKPPPPKPPVPGAILPFVSPKAAPFKPDKPPEPKRDEKTQVLPLRNEMGLECGHKVSAKEVKKFNLKPVPKQPAKPKSDGPEEKPDSISPVALLKPKPVIRPKPPPSAKPELQNKSEVDITNLRSKLRPPKPTEPSTSTADTSQHNGMPSTPPTSALNNGRTSEEEKCVSKQQNGHGNDQPEISKPQPPVPKEPPQRPANAPRRPPPPKKTAEPTSSPDTRAPQKDALEPKPAVPSQSRPPPPKPKAFALPTPKDKEKEETKLKVPVPPKPLVKPEKPGPPRDKLPPLIKDPPKDGLFLAVADFEGDDQTPGFKEGTVFEVVEKNTTGWWFCKNVSDESTAEGWIPSNYLTKKH, translated from the exons ATGGAGCTCCTGGATAAGTTCCCAGTGGAGGGTGGGCAGAAGGATCCCAAACGCAGAATCATCCCATTTTTACCAG GGAAGATTCTGTTCAGAAGGAGTCATATCAGGGACGTGGCCATGAAACGACTGAGGCCCATCAACGAATACTGCAGG GCTTTGATCCAGCTGCCTCTTTTCATCTCTCAGTGTGAGGAGGTGCGTCTTTTCTTCGAGACACGTCCTGAAGACCTGAACCCACCTGTGGA GGAACCAATCGGGAAGAAGAAATCAG GAGACTCCGCCTCCACTGACCCTCTGATGCTGGACCAGTACGTGGCCGTGACTGACTATGATAAGCAGGAGAGCTCTGAGATCAGCCTTCGTGTGGGCCAAGTCGTGGAGGTCATAGAGAAAAACGAATCAG GCTGGTGGTTCGTGAGCTCAGAGGATGCTCAGGGCTGGGTGCCGGCCACCTGTCTGGAGGCTCAGGATGACCCCGACGACTTCTCCCTGCCTGCAGAGGAAG AAGAGAGGTACACGGTGATCTACCCGTACACGGCTCGGGACAAGGACGAGTTTGACCTGGAGAAGGGAATGACCGTGGAGGTCGTCCAGAAAAACCTGGAAGGCTGGTGGAAAATCAG GTACCAGGAACAGGAGGGCTGGGCCCCGGCGTCCTACCTGAAGAAGGCAGATATCCTCAGTCAGAAAACCTCTGCAGGAGCTGCGGCTCACGCCAGCACCAACGACCTGGACGGAGTGGGCAGACAACAGAACACCAGCAAGGACAACCAGAGAGATCGTTTCTCACCCTTCCCAGACAGCAGGCAGA AGGCGGGAGCTCGACAGAGACCCCCCCCTCGACGGGATCTTTCAATA CCGCGGGGGATGCACCTCCCAATGCCTCCACTGCCCCCTGCAGTAGAGGAGGAGTACTACACCATTGCTGACTTTCAGACAACCATTCCTGATGGCATCAGCTTCCAAGCAGGGATCAAAGTTGAG GTGGTTGAGAAGAACTCCAGTGGCTGGTGGTACATTCAGATAGAGGACAAGGAAGGTTGGGCCCCCGTCACCTTTTTGGACAAGTACAAGAAGACCAGCAACGCGACCAGGCCGAATTTCTTAGCCCCCCTGCCAGGTGAGATGGCTCAAATGAAGTTGTTGGAGGACGGTCCAGGCATTAACGCCAGCACAGACGACAACTGGTCCAAACCCCTTCCAGATGAACCTTCCTCCACTGCTGACTTTGTCACTCGTCCTAAACTGCGAGACTGGAAGTCCAATGCTTGCAAGAGCAGCTCCCCGTTCTCTGGGCCGTTACCCCCTGCTCCCACCGTACCTCCAGCAGAAGAAAAACCAGCCCTGCCACCGAGGAAAGAGTCCATTAATAAGAGCCTGGAGTTAGAGGAAAAGTCCAAATCAGATCTCCCCAAACCACCACCTCCAAAACCCCCAGTTCCTGGGGCCATCCTGCCTTTTGTGTCTCCTAAAGCAGCTCCGTTCAAACCCGACAAGCCCCCGGAACCAAAGAGGGATGAGAAGACCCAGGTCCTCCCCCTACGCAATGAGATGGGCTTGGAGTGTGGACACAAGGTCTCAGCCAAGGAGGTGAAGAAGTTCAACCTGAAGCCGGTCCCCAAGCAACCAGCCAAGCCCAAGTCTGATGGCCCGGAAGAGAAGCCAGACTCCATCAGCCCGGTGGCCCTTCTCAAGCCAAAGCCAGTTATCAGACCAAAGCCGCCACCTTCAGCTAAGCCAGAACTCCAGAACAAGAGCGAGGTGGACATCACTAATCTCCGGAGCAAGCTGCGACCACCTAAGCCCACCGAACCCAGCACCAGCACAGCAGACACCAGCCAGCACAATGGGATGCCATCCACCCCACCCACTAGTGCTCTTAACAACGGCAGGACAAGCGAAGAAGAAAAATGTGTATCCAAGCAACAAAATGGTCACGGTAACGATCAGCCAGAAATATCAAAACCACAACCTCCTGTCCCGAAAGAGCCGCCCCAGAGGCCGGCTAATGCGCCTcgcagaccccccccacccaagAAGACTGCGGAGCCCACCAGCTCCCCAGACACCAGAGCACCGCAGAAAGACGCGTTGGAGCCCAAACCCGCCGTGCCGTCTCAGAGCCGACCTCCTCCCCCCAAACCCAAGGCCTTCGCCCTGCCCACCCCCAAAGACAAGGAGAAAGAAGAGACCAAGCTCAAAGTGCCGGTGCCACCAAAGCCCCTCGTTAAACCAGAAAAACCAGGACCTCCGAGAGACAAGCTTCCACCTCTCATTAAAGACCCGCCGAAGGACGGGCTGTTCTTAGCAGTGGCGGACTTTGAAGGAGACGATCAGACGCCTGGCTTTAAGGAGGGCACCGTGTTCGAGGTGGTGGAGAAGAACACCACCGGATGGTGGTTTTGTAAAAATGTGAGTGATGAGTCAACGGCTGAGGGCTGGATCCCTTCAAACTACCTGACCAAGAAACACTAG